DNA from Intestinimonas massiliensis (ex Afouda et al. 2020):
TCGTGGTCCTCCTCGTAGAGGGTGATGATGCGCCCCCGGAGGATCTTCTCCAGCGTGACCTCGTTGGCCTTCAGCGACGTATTGAAATAGACCAGGGATTTTTCCAGGTCCAGAAGCTGGATGAGCTCCTTGTTCCGCTGGGATTTATAGAGCTGCCGCTCCATGTAGTTATAGATCTTGTCAATCTGCTTCAGGTACTGAAGGAAGCGCTTGGCCACCCACAGCAGCAGATAGAGGATAAAGCTGGTTTTCTTCTGGGTCTCGGCGTTTTTCACCAGCCCGTCCTGAAAGTCCCGGATGATGGAGGACTCCTTCAGGCAGACCGTGATGATGCACTTCTCCGCCACGATGATGCCCAGGGGCAGAGTGGAATACACCACCGCCTCGCCCTGCTCCACGGAGGGCAGGTCGATGATGATGAGGGTCTGGCCGTCCTCGGTATCAATCCGGGAGGTCTCCTCCTCGTCCAGGGCGGCCCGGAGAAAGCCCGGGTCGATGCCCAGCAGGGCGGTCACGGTATTCATCTCGTCCTCGGTGGGGTAGGTCAGGTTCACCCAGCAGCCGTCCTCCACCTTGTCCAGCTTGGTCATTTTTCCGTCAATGGTCTTGTGGATGCTTAACAATGGTCATCACGCCTTTCCCGGCGCGTCACCGTGGCTGAATACACTCCACCCCTGTGAGACGCGCCGCTTCGTTATAGTATCTTCGACTTCCAGGGTCGCTACTCACGACAGGTCTCACTCCTTTTTCCGTTCAAATCGCCAGAAGCCATGTTTCATTATAAATCGCCCTTGTCCCATTTGCAAGCAAAAAAACACCTGCGGAATCCTTCCGCAGGTGTTTTTATAATCGTAGGTTCAGCGGTCCTTGTTGAAGATCTTGAAAATGTCCACGAAGGGGTCGTCCTCCTGGTCCGGCTCCTTGTCGGGCAGGGGCTCCAGGCTGGGACGCTTACCCGACGGCGCCGCAGCCGCACCGGCCGCCGCCGCCCGCTCCCCCGCCTTGGTAAAGGGGTTGGCGTTCATGCCGGCGCCCACGTTTTCTTCAAAGCCGGTGGCGATGACGGTCACGCGGATCTCGTCCTCCAGCTCGTCGTCGAAGGCGGCGCCGAAGATGATGAGCGCGTCGGGATGGGCGGCCTGCTGGACCAGGTTGGCCGCCGTCTCCACTTCCTCCAGACCGATGTCCATGGAGCCGGTGACATTGACCAGCACGCCCTTGGCGCCATTGATGGAGGTCTCCAGCAGGGGGCTGGAGATGGCCATCTTGGCGGCCTCCTCGGCCTTGTTCTTGCCGGCAGCCCGGCCCACGCCCATGTGGGCCATCCCCGCATTCTTCATGACGG
Protein-coding regions in this window:
- a CDS encoding magnesium transporter CorA family protein, encoding MLSIHKTIDGKMTKLDKVEDGCWVNLTYPTEDEMNTVTALLGIDPGFLRAALDEEETSRIDTEDGQTLIIIDLPSVEQGEAVVYSTLPLGIIVAEKCIITVCLKESSIIRDFQDGLVKNAETQKKTSFILYLLLWVAKRFLQYLKQIDKIYNYMERQLYKSQRNKELIQLLDLEKSLVYFNTSLKANEVTLEKILRGRIITLYEEDHDLLEDVLIEVRQAIEMANIYSSIISGMMDAFASVISNNLNVIMKVLTSLTILLTLPNIIFGFYGMNVANLPLDQFWWFPLVVAVVAIVVVGIVLKIKDLF